Proteins from a genomic interval of Sphingobacterium sp. SYP-B4668:
- a CDS encoding aminopeptidase P family protein: MFTTQTYQRRREALKKEVKNGVILLLGNIENPINFEHNTYPFRQDSTLLYYLGIQEPKLAVILDIDEDKTILFGDELSMDEIIWMGRQETLKEKSIKVGIEETRPHAQLATYLQKVEASKRVVHYLPPYQSANKILLSNLLKIPIAQLLPSVTLIKAIVQQRSIKEEEEIVHIEEAIRVSNEMHLLAMRMAKPGIKEHEIANAIQHLAADQECTMAYPPIVTINGGILHNHYRLHTLQSGDLFLNDSGAENVMGYAGDITRTFPVDKTFTPKQRDIYNVVLHAFTTAREALKPGIRFKDIHLHACLALTEGLIDLGLMKGNPKEAVNAHAHTLFFQCGLGHMMGLDVHDMEDLGEQYVGYTDAEPKDTKTFGLKSLRLGKELQEGYVLTVEPGFYIIPELIDMWRSQGKNSTFINYDKVNEYRDFGGVRIEDNFLITANGYRLLGPELIKTVEEIENYRANY; this comes from the coding sequence ATGTTTACAACACAGACTTACCAACGACGACGGGAGGCCTTAAAAAAAGAGGTGAAAAATGGTGTTATCCTACTGTTGGGCAACATCGAGAATCCCATTAATTTCGAGCACAACACATATCCATTTAGACAAGATAGCACCCTGCTGTATTATCTCGGTATACAAGAACCAAAGCTAGCGGTGATTTTGGACATTGACGAGGATAAAACCATCTTATTTGGCGATGAACTCAGCATGGACGAAATTATATGGATGGGCAGACAAGAGACGTTAAAGGAGAAAAGTATAAAGGTAGGTATCGAAGAGACTCGTCCCCACGCTCAGCTGGCAACATACCTTCAAAAGGTAGAGGCCTCTAAGAGAGTAGTGCATTATCTCCCGCCGTACCAATCTGCCAACAAGATTTTACTGAGCAATCTTTTGAAGATTCCTATTGCTCAACTCCTACCTTCGGTGACTTTAATCAAAGCAATTGTCCAACAAAGGAGCATCAAAGAGGAGGAGGAAATTGTCCATATTGAAGAAGCCATACGCGTATCTAATGAAATGCACTTACTGGCAATGCGTATGGCAAAGCCGGGCATCAAGGAGCATGAAATTGCAAATGCTATCCAGCATCTAGCTGCGGACCAAGAGTGTACGATGGCTTACCCGCCAATAGTAACTATCAATGGTGGAATTCTACACAATCATTACCGTCTCCATACGTTGCAATCTGGAGACTTGTTCTTGAATGATTCAGGAGCGGAGAACGTCATGGGGTATGCTGGGGACATTACGAGGACATTTCCGGTCGACAAGACCTTCACTCCCAAACAACGGGATATCTATAACGTCGTATTGCATGCATTTACCACGGCAAGAGAAGCTTTGAAACCAGGCATCCGATTTAAGGATATCCACCTCCATGCCTGTCTGGCATTAACAGAAGGACTAATCGACCTTGGGTTAATGAAAGGAAATCCGAAAGAAGCAGTAAACGCACATGCCCATACACTTTTCTTCCAATGTGGCCTTGGACACATGATGGGATTGGATGTGCATGATATGGAAGATCTTGGTGAACAATACGTGGGATATACGGATGCTGAACCCAAGGATACTAAAACCTTCGGACTAAAGTCCCTACGTCTCGGCAAAGAACTTCAGGAAGGATATGTCCTCACAGTCGAGCCAGGATTCTATATCATACCCGAATTAATTGACATGTGGCGGTCCCAGGGGAAGAATAGTACATTTATCAATTATGACAAAGTTAATGAGTATAGAGACTTCGGTGGTGTACGCATTGAGGATAATTTTTTGATTACGGCTAATGGTTACCGCCTATTGGGCCCTGAATTGATCAAGACTGTAGAAGAAATCGAAAACTATAGGGCGAACTATTAA
- a CDS encoding DPP IV N-terminal domain-containing protein — MYLCATHSVAQKRQWTSDGNAYYSFGQDGIEIVDILNPGQHQAFLKSQDLIPKDSAAALNVQSFQVSPDGSNLLLFTNTRRVWREHTRGDYWVYHNRSKKLVQLGKSLPISSLMFAKFSPNGQQVAYVSKHNIYIENLSDNRILKITNDGTDRIINGTFDWAYEEEFGCQDGFRWSPDGTKIAYWKLDARGTRNFLMINNTDSLYSFTIPVEYPKVGMNPSACSIWFYDVTNKSTKRVEIAGDDIQHYIPRMEWVLDSKSIILQQLNRKQNVSKIIVCDTHTARGRTIHQETDAAWIDIKARWNDGDPSGWDWINDGKEFIWLSEKNGWRQIYKIDLHGKETLITKEAYDVMNLDFLDAAHNSIYFSASPNNATQKYLYRIAISGGKASRVTPQGYEGTNTYTISPNGELALFSTSSQASEFSDEVVQLPSHKQLLAADEITKAHPRKTKAEFFKVTTMDGVELDGWVVKPRNFDPSKKYPIVFYVYGEPAAQTVTDNFNTGSNFLYTGDMSEDGYLYVSLENRGAPAPKGREWRKSIYRNIGVINIRDQAMGAKEVFKWGYVDTTRVAVWGWSGGGASTLNLLGQYPNIYQTGISIAPVTNQLFYDNIYQERYMGLPQENLGDFVKGSALTYAKNLRGNLLLIHGTGDDNVHYQNTEVYVNELVKHNKQFQLMSYPNRSHSLNEGEGTTRHLADLFTQYLKIHCPPGAK, encoded by the coding sequence ATGTACCTATGTGCCACCCACAGCGTGGCCCAGAAGCGACAATGGACGTCAGATGGCAACGCATACTATTCTTTTGGTCAGGATGGGATAGAAATCGTGGATATCCTAAATCCAGGTCAACACCAAGCCTTTCTAAAAAGTCAAGACCTTATTCCTAAAGACTCCGCAGCGGCATTAAATGTGCAAAGCTTTCAAGTATCTCCAGATGGTAGCAACCTGCTTCTATTTACTAATACACGGCGGGTGTGGAGAGAGCACACACGAGGAGACTATTGGGTATACCATAACCGTTCAAAAAAGCTGGTTCAACTTGGCAAGAGTCTTCCCATCTCGTCACTTATGTTTGCCAAATTTTCACCAAATGGTCAGCAGGTAGCCTACGTATCCAAGCATAATATCTACATCGAAAATCTTTCGGATAATCGAATCTTAAAAATCACGAACGATGGTACGGATCGCATTATAAACGGGACATTTGATTGGGCGTATGAGGAAGAATTCGGTTGTCAGGATGGTTTTCGTTGGTCTCCTGATGGCACCAAGATTGCATATTGGAAACTAGACGCAAGAGGAACCCGGAATTTTTTGATGATCAACAATACGGATAGTCTGTATTCCTTTACCATCCCAGTAGAATATCCGAAAGTAGGCATGAATCCATCCGCATGCTCAATATGGTTCTATGACGTCACCAATAAATCCACCAAAAGAGTAGAAATCGCAGGCGATGACATCCAGCACTATATCCCGAGGATGGAATGGGTACTGGATTCAAAGTCTATCATCTTACAACAACTGAATCGAAAACAAAATGTCAGTAAGATAATCGTATGTGATACCCACACAGCAAGAGGTAGGACAATTCACCAAGAGACAGATGCGGCTTGGATCGACATCAAAGCACGCTGGAACGATGGAGACCCCAGTGGTTGGGATTGGATAAATGACGGTAAGGAGTTCATATGGCTGTCAGAGAAAAATGGTTGGCGACAAATTTATAAGATTGACCTACATGGTAAGGAGACGTTGATTACAAAAGAAGCCTACGACGTGATGAATTTGGACTTTTTAGATGCAGCGCACAACAGCATCTATTTCTCTGCGTCCCCAAATAATGCCACCCAGAAATATCTCTATCGTATTGCTATATCGGGAGGCAAAGCCAGCCGAGTAACTCCTCAGGGCTACGAAGGGACTAATACTTATACCATTTCTCCTAACGGCGAACTTGCGCTTTTCAGTACTAGTAGTCAAGCATCCGAATTTTCTGACGAGGTAGTACAGCTCCCTTCCCACAAACAACTTCTTGCTGCCGACGAAATTACGAAAGCGCACCCGAGAAAGACAAAAGCGGAGTTTTTCAAAGTGACGACAATGGATGGCGTAGAGCTAGACGGCTGGGTAGTCAAACCACGCAACTTTGATCCATCTAAAAAGTATCCAATCGTATTCTACGTATATGGAGAACCCGCCGCTCAAACCGTCACCGACAATTTCAATACAGGTTCTAACTTTTTGTATACAGGAGATATGAGCGAAGATGGCTATCTATACGTCTCGCTAGAAAACAGAGGAGCACCGGCACCTAAGGGACGAGAATGGCGAAAATCAATCTATCGCAATATTGGCGTCATCAATATCCGAGATCAAGCAATGGGGGCCAAAGAAGTTTTCAAATGGGGATATGTGGACACCACGCGTGTAGCTGTATGGGGCTGGAGTGGTGGTGGTGCCTCGACTCTCAATCTATTGGGCCAATATCCAAACATTTATCAAACGGGGATCTCCATTGCTCCGGTGACGAATCAATTGTTCTATGATAATATCTATCAAGAGCGCTATATGGGATTGCCCCAGGAGAATCTAGGCGACTTTGTAAAAGGATCGGCGTTAACATATGCCAAAAATCTTCGTGGCAACCTGCTATTGATCCACGGAACAGGTGATGATAATGTACACTATCAAAACACAGAAGTATATGTAAACGAACTTGTTAAACACAATAAACAATTTCAATTGATGTCCTACCCGAATCGTAGTCATTCCCTCAATGAAGGTGAGGGTACTACGCGGCATCTCGCTGACCTCTTCACCCAATACCTCAAAATCCATTGTCCCCCAGGGGCTAAATAA
- a CDS encoding rod shape-determining protein, translating to MGLFNWFTQEVAIDLGTANTLIIHNDKVVVDEPSIVAFDRTTNKVIAIGRQAMQMEGKTHDNIKTVRPLRDGVIADFTAAEHLIRGMVKLINNGKSWFFPSLRMVVCIPSGITEVEKRAVRDSAEIAGAKEVYLIHEPMAAALGIGIDVEEPVGNMIIDIGGGTTEIAVIALSGIVCDQSIRVAGDNFDSDIVQYIRRQHNIMIGDRTAEKIKIEVGAALPELQEPPEDFAVQGRDLMTGIPKQITVSYTEIAHCLDKSISKIEEAILKALEITPPELSADIYQTGIYLTGGGALLRGLDKRIQAKTKLPVHVAEDPLRAVARGTGTALKNIGKFKFLMQ from the coding sequence ATGGGGTTATTTAACTGGTTTACGCAAGAAGTTGCGATTGATTTGGGTACAGCTAATACCCTCATTATCCATAATGACAAAGTAGTAGTAGACGAACCCTCCATCGTTGCATTTGACAGGACAACAAACAAAGTAATTGCTATTGGCCGCCAAGCAATGCAGATGGAAGGTAAGACTCACGATAATATAAAAACCGTACGCCCGCTACGTGATGGTGTGATTGCCGACTTTACAGCAGCTGAGCACTTGATTAGGGGCATGGTCAAATTGATTAATAATGGGAAAAGTTGGTTTTTTCCTTCCTTAAGAATGGTGGTCTGTATTCCTTCGGGCATTACTGAAGTTGAAAAAAGAGCGGTTCGTGACTCCGCCGAGATTGCAGGTGCCAAAGAAGTATATTTGATTCACGAGCCAATGGCTGCTGCGCTAGGTATCGGAATCGATGTAGAAGAGCCTGTTGGTAATATGATTATCGATATCGGTGGCGGGACTACAGAGATTGCGGTAATTGCACTTTCTGGGATTGTGTGCGATCAATCTATTCGTGTAGCCGGGGACAATTTTGACTCGGATATTGTGCAATACATTAGAAGACAACACAATATCATGATTGGTGACCGTACAGCAGAAAAAATCAAGATTGAAGTTGGTGCTGCTCTTCCAGAATTGCAAGAACCACCAGAAGATTTTGCAGTGCAAGGTCGTGATTTAATGACAGGTATTCCAAAGCAGATTACTGTCTCTTACACCGAAATTGCACATTGTTTGGACAAATCTATCTCCAAAATCGAAGAGGCAATCTTGAAAGCATTAGAGATTACTCCTCCAGAACTTTCTGCTGATATCTATCAGACAGGAATCTACCTAACAGGTGGAGGTGCCCTTTTAAGAGGCTTGGATAAACGTATCCAAGCAAAGACAAAGCTACCTGTGCATGTAGCAGAAGATCCTCTTCGTGCGGTAGCTCGTGGAACAGGAACGGCGTTAAAAAACATTGGGAAGTTCAAATTCTTAATGCAGTAA
- the mreC gene encoding rod shape-determining protein MreC, translating to MRNLWLFLVRYNAFFWFILFFVFSVILIVQNNTFQRSSAFNSSNVIIGNMYAKVNSWKSYLALSEANEQLVQENAALHNQLQRYTVKNIADSVHIVDSIEQGRYEFIVANVANNSIHQKSNYLTLDKGSKDGVEKDMGVITSNGIVGIVLNVSRDFCTVQSLLHPDTRISVTLGKSEVFGSLVWGSNTDSRYAMVRDIPNHVKVSKGEDVFTSGFSIFPKGIRVGKIVETGITSGESFLDLRLLLTTNFSTLQHVYILKDKLAEEKKQLEETNTDNG from the coding sequence ATGAGAAACCTATGGTTGTTCTTAGTCAGATATAACGCCTTTTTTTGGTTCATTCTCTTTTTTGTCTTCTCTGTAATCTTGATTGTACAGAACAACACCTTCCAAAGATCATCTGCATTCAATTCATCCAACGTAATAATAGGCAACATGTATGCAAAAGTCAACTCATGGAAAAGTTACCTTGCGCTATCAGAAGCCAACGAACAGCTCGTCCAAGAGAATGCTGCCTTACACAATCAATTGCAGCGGTATACAGTTAAGAATATTGCAGACTCCGTACATATTGTAGACAGTATCGAACAAGGACGATATGAATTCATTGTTGCCAATGTGGCCAACAATAGTATTCACCAGAAAAGTAACTATTTGACCTTAGATAAGGGAAGCAAAGATGGCGTGGAGAAAGATATGGGTGTTATTACCTCTAACGGTATCGTAGGTATCGTCTTAAATGTATCCCGTGATTTTTGCACGGTTCAGTCTCTTTTACATCCCGACACGCGGATTTCTGTGACCTTGGGTAAATCGGAGGTCTTTGGTTCATTGGTATGGGGAAGTAATACAGACTCAAGATATGCAATGGTAAGGGACATCCCAAACCATGTAAAAGTGTCAAAAGGAGAAGATGTCTTCACCTCTGGTTTTTCTATTTTTCCGAAAGGAATTCGCGTTGGCAAAATTGTAGAGACAGGTATCACCTCGGGTGAAAGTTTCTTGGACCTGAGATTGCTATTGACAACAAATTTCTCAACTCTCCAACATGTTTACATACTGAAAGACAAACTTGCGGAAGAGAAAAAACAATTAGAAGAAACTAATACGGATAATGGGTAG
- the mrdA gene encoding penicillin-binding protein 2, giving the protein MNSFFARKYVIQGIFIAIALVLIARLFYLQLVDDTYLLSANNNVLRKVIVYPARGVILDRNGQVLVQNEPVYDLLVTPREAKDIDTALLCELIDIDKKGFESRMAKARAHSPYRASQFEKQLSATTYARLQEHLYKFRGFYVQNRTVRNYPDSLAAQFLGYIQEVTDRDIKKSDGFYSPGDYIGATGIERAYEDLLRGNRGVRNLMVDALNRPKGIFMEGKYDTLAVAGDGLISSLDKELQVLGEQLMKNKLGSIVAIEPSTGEVLAYVSSPSYDPNLMVGRQRGNNYMKLLNDPNKPMFNRPIQASYPPGSVFKVVSALTAQQAGVLDEHTIFNCPGGYSYGGGRGFMRCTHVDGPIALTRSIQRSCNTYYGYAYAKMIDSRGLSGPKAYDLWREATMKFGIGHRLGIDLPGEKPGLLPTSDYYTKGYGNDKWRSSFNISLSIGQGEMGITPLQMANIMAIVANRGFYYRPHLIKGIGEKKIIKEEFTEKISAGVDARYYTPVIEGLSQAVNVPGGTAYANRIAGIEMCGKTGTAQNPHGENHAVFFAFAPRDNPKIAIAVFVENAGYGGVWAGPIASMMVEKYIKDTVTMPKHIQDRIYNSNLMPKVEKPKQKKIDIKKDSTTNKVANRRSPQTPAHQEDKKSLLVHHSQVKKRYE; this is encoded by the coding sequence ATGAACAGTTTTTTTGCTCGTAAATACGTCATTCAGGGGATATTTATTGCCATCGCGCTCGTACTGATTGCCCGGCTATTTTATCTTCAACTCGTTGACGACACTTACCTTCTATCTGCGAACAATAATGTCTTAAGAAAAGTCATTGTATATCCCGCGCGCGGGGTTATCTTAGACCGTAATGGTCAAGTCTTGGTTCAGAATGAACCGGTATATGACTTATTAGTCACACCTAGGGAAGCCAAAGATATCGATACAGCTCTTCTTTGCGAATTGATTGATATTGATAAAAAAGGCTTCGAAAGTAGAATGGCCAAAGCAAGAGCTCACTCGCCGTATCGGGCATCCCAATTTGAAAAACAGCTTTCGGCAACGACCTATGCTCGACTGCAAGAGCATCTTTATAAATTTAGGGGGTTCTACGTTCAAAATAGAACTGTACGTAATTATCCCGATAGCTTGGCTGCCCAATTTCTAGGGTATATCCAAGAGGTCACCGATCGGGACATCAAAAAATCAGATGGTTTTTACAGTCCTGGCGACTATATAGGGGCAACTGGAATCGAACGGGCATATGAAGATTTGTTAAGAGGAAATCGAGGTGTCCGAAATCTAATGGTAGATGCCCTAAACAGACCCAAAGGAATATTCATGGAGGGAAAATACGACACATTGGCGGTAGCGGGTGATGGTCTAATTTCTTCATTGGATAAAGAACTCCAGGTTTTAGGCGAGCAATTGATGAAAAATAAGCTGGGGTCTATCGTTGCGATAGAGCCAAGTACGGGAGAAGTATTGGCGTATGTCAGCAGTCCCAGCTATGACCCCAATCTAATGGTAGGGCGACAGCGTGGCAATAATTACATGAAATTATTGAACGATCCCAACAAGCCCATGTTCAACAGACCAATTCAGGCATCTTATCCTCCAGGATCGGTATTCAAAGTAGTTTCCGCTCTTACTGCGCAACAGGCTGGTGTGTTGGACGAACACACTATTTTCAACTGCCCTGGCGGCTACAGCTATGGTGGCGGAAGAGGTTTCATGCGCTGTACTCACGTAGATGGTCCTATTGCATTGACCAGGTCTATCCAGCGCTCTTGCAATACCTACTACGGCTATGCGTATGCAAAGATGATTGATTCACGGGGGCTATCTGGCCCAAAAGCATACGATCTATGGCGTGAGGCAACGATGAAGTTTGGAATTGGACATAGGTTAGGAATAGATCTACCGGGTGAAAAACCAGGGCTACTCCCCACCTCAGACTATTATACTAAAGGGTATGGAAATGACAAATGGCGGTCTTCATTTAACATCTCACTATCCATTGGTCAAGGCGAAATGGGAATCACTCCCCTACAAATGGCTAATATTATGGCCATCGTTGCCAATAGAGGATTTTACTATCGTCCTCATCTAATTAAAGGCATCGGTGAGAAAAAAATAATTAAGGAAGAATTTACTGAAAAAATATCGGCGGGTGTAGATGCAAGATACTATACCCCTGTAATTGAAGGACTCAGTCAAGCGGTCAATGTCCCAGGTGGCACGGCATACGCCAATCGAATAGCAGGTATAGAAATGTGTGGTAAGACCGGAACTGCACAAAACCCGCATGGCGAAAACCATGCTGTATTTTTCGCGTTCGCTCCGCGCGATAATCCAAAGATAGCAATTGCAGTATTTGTTGAAAACGCCGGCTATGGAGGTGTATGGGCCGGACCGATTGCCAGTATGATGGTCGAGAAATACATTAAAGACACCGTCACCATGCCCAAGCACATTCAGGATAGGATATATAATTCTAATCTGATGCCCAAGGTGGAAAAACCAAAACAGAAAAAAATAGACATCAAGAAAGATTCAACGACAAATAAAGTGGCAAACCGTAGGTCACCACAGACACCAGCGCATCAAGAGGATAAAAAATCCTTATTAGTACACCATAGCCAAGTAAAGAAAAGATATGAATAG
- the rodA gene encoding rod shape-determining protein RodA, giving the protein MNSVKQKSFFGRIDWLTILLWLTLCLIGWFNIHAAVFDPEHPGLFNLQTNYGKQSIYIFSAIIIGISILIIDAKFFSSSAPIIYIAVVLLLVAVLVIGRNVGGNQAWIPIGSFRLQPSEFGKLATCLLLAYYLSSQSNKAPTMKTLAIGAGIVLFPVLLVMLQPDTGSALAFFSLIFVFYREGYVNTGFLLFIGMCILLFVLALLVNQWILIGILGLICGFFAFSLRKRRKYLINISILFAVSAAYILCVDFAYEHILQPHQRNRIDIILGKMDDPRGQGYNLNQSMIAIGSGQLLGKGYLQGTQTKYNFVPEQSTDFIFCTVGEEWGFVGSTFVIAIYIILLLRIVNIAERQRSAFARIYAYGVASILFFHVFINIGMTIGIVPVIGIPLPFISYGGSSLWSFTILLFIMLKFDANRKGVA; this is encoded by the coding sequence ATGAATAGTGTTAAACAGAAATCGTTCTTTGGACGAATTGATTGGTTAACTATTTTGCTTTGGTTAACCCTCTGCCTTATTGGATGGTTCAATATCCATGCAGCTGTATTTGACCCCGAACATCCTGGATTATTTAATCTGCAAACCAACTACGGAAAGCAATCGATTTATATCTTTTCAGCTATTATCATCGGCATTAGTATACTCATCATCGATGCCAAGTTTTTCAGCTCTTCGGCACCAATTATATATATTGCAGTGGTCTTACTGCTAGTAGCCGTACTGGTTATCGGTCGAAACGTCGGCGGTAATCAAGCGTGGATACCCATTGGCAGCTTTCGACTTCAACCTTCCGAATTTGGCAAGTTGGCCACCTGCTTATTGCTTGCTTACTACTTGAGCAGTCAGAGCAACAAGGCTCCAACAATGAAAACCTTAGCGATTGGCGCAGGTATCGTCCTATTTCCGGTACTCTTAGTTATGCTACAGCCAGACACGGGTTCAGCTTTAGCATTCTTTTCCTTGATTTTCGTCTTCTATCGCGAAGGATATGTTAATACGGGCTTCCTTCTCTTCATAGGGATGTGTATTCTCCTTTTCGTACTGGCTCTTCTAGTGAATCAATGGATATTAATTGGCATATTGGGTCTTATTTGCGGGTTCTTTGCCTTTAGTTTACGAAAAAGAAGGAAATATTTAATCAATATTTCTATTCTTTTTGCCGTTTCTGCGGCTTATATCCTATGTGTAGATTTCGCTTACGAACATATTCTCCAACCGCATCAACGTAATCGAATCGACATTATACTCGGGAAAATGGATGATCCTCGTGGGCAAGGTTACAATCTTAACCAGTCTATGATAGCCATCGGCTCAGGTCAGCTATTAGGAAAGGGATACCTCCAAGGCACACAGACCAAATACAATTTTGTCCCTGAGCAAAGTACGGATTTCATCTTCTGTACGGTTGGAGAGGAATGGGGATTTGTAGGAAGTACCTTTGTAATTGCCATCTATATTATCCTGCTTCTTCGAATCGTAAATATTGCCGAACGGCAGCGATCTGCATTTGCGCGGATATATGCCTATGGGGTAGCGTCTATCCTATTTTTCCATGTATTTATAAACATCGGGATGACAATAGGTATTGTTCCAGTCATCGGTATTCCCTTGCCTTTCATCAGTTATGGAGGATCTTCGTTGTGGAGTTTTACTATACTCCTATTCATCATGTTAAAATTCGATGCCAACCGCAAAGGAGTGGCCTAG
- a CDS encoding IMPACT family protein, whose translation MSLFEDTYRTIEKGSEGVFRDKGSKFIAYAFPFISEDALKDIIQELKDRHPKARHHCWAYRLTPDRSVFRINDDGEPSGTAGRPILNVLLSLDVTNIIVVVVRYFGGTLLGVPGLINAYKSATQEALKEALIVEKTVNDVYTIEFDYLQMNDIMRIVKDENLKVLNQKFDNKCFMDVEVRKMQVNAVVHKIGNIDGVKLMYVRTL comes from the coding sequence GTGAGTTTATTCGAAGATACGTATCGTACTATCGAAAAAGGTAGTGAAGGTGTATTTAGGGATAAAGGAAGTAAATTCATTGCCTATGCATTCCCTTTTATCTCTGAAGATGCATTGAAGGATATCATCCAAGAGCTGAAGGACCGACATCCTAAGGCTAGACATCATTGTTGGGCTTATCGTTTGACGCCCGATCGAAGTGTGTTTCGCATCAATGACGATGGTGAACCCTCTGGTACGGCAGGTCGACCTATTTTAAATGTTTTGTTGTCTCTTGATGTGACGAATATTATTGTTGTCGTCGTGAGGTACTTTGGAGGAACTCTGTTGGGTGTGCCGGGATTGATTAACGCATATAAATCGGCAACACAAGAGGCGTTGAAGGAAGCCTTGATTGTAGAGAAAACAGTAAATGACGTTTACACCATAGAATTTGATTACCTTCAAATGAATGATATAATGCGTATTGTAAAGGATGAAAATCTGAAAGTGTTAAATCAAAAGTTTGATAATAAATGTTTTATGGATGTTGAAGTGCGTAAGATGCAGGTAAATGCCGTTGTTCACAAAATTGGGAACATTGACGGTGTGAAGTTGATGTACGTAAGGACACTATGA
- a CDS encoding EamA family transporter: protein MIIALSIQYGGVVKTEVAQRLSLFIPLMAAFFIFGESLAVGKLIGMGIGLIAIICSIGWQKKGKGENHSLQTIVYPAIVFLGMGIIDVFFKKVSQHKEVPYSSSMFVIFALALFVAILCLGYLLFVKKQMFDFKSIYWGAVLGIFNFGNIMFYMRAHRALPDNPSIVFTAMNIGVIVVGAIAGVGLFKEKLSNLNRVGLALAIVSVLLITYL from the coding sequence TTGATAATAGCATTATCTATACAATACGGGGGTGTTGTCAAAACTGAGGTAGCACAGCGTCTTTCACTTTTTATTCCTTTGATGGCGGCTTTTTTCATTTTTGGAGAGTCTTTGGCTGTAGGTAAGTTAATAGGAATGGGAATAGGGCTGATTGCGATTATATGTTCGATTGGTTGGCAGAAGAAGGGAAAAGGTGAAAATCATTCTTTACAGACGATTGTCTACCCTGCTATTGTCTTTCTGGGTATGGGTATTATTGACGTATTTTTCAAGAAAGTATCTCAACATAAAGAAGTTCCTTACTCCTCCTCAATGTTTGTTATTTTTGCTTTGGCATTGTTCGTGGCGATTCTGTGCCTAGGCTATTTATTATTTGTAAAGAAACAAATGTTTGATTTTAAATCTATTTACTGGGGTGCTGTATTGGGAATTTTCAACTTTGGTAATATCATGTTTTACATGCGGGCACACCGTGCTTTACCAGATAATCCATCTATTGTTTTTACGGCTATGAATATTGGGGTTATTGTTGTTGGTGCTATTGCTGGTGTAGGGTTGTTCAAGGAAAAGCTATCCAATCTTAATCGGGTAGGATTAGCGCTTGCTATTGTTTCAGTATTATTAATTACTTATTTGTGA
- a CDS encoding thermonuclease family protein: MKLLLRGIPLFFLLFTSFSLSTKPFKIQENKNYTVKRVIDGDTFVIDDQSAKGVKVRFIGIDAPESRNTGRKTIGYFGKEAKKYLTTRLDGKQVSLTFDTAKQDRYGRILAYVYLDGMFLNAELVERGYAVSATFPPNVKYANYFVELERKARRNGVGLWK, encoded by the coding sequence ATGAAGTTACTTTTGAGGGGTATCCCTCTGTTTTTTTTGTTGTTTACCTCCTTTTCCCTTTCTACCAAACCATTCAAAATCCAGGAAAACAAAAACTATACGGTCAAACGAGTGATCGATGGTGATACTTTTGTAATTGATGACCAATCCGCAAAGGGAGTGAAAGTTCGTTTTATTGGGATAGATGCTCCAGAATCTAGGAACACAGGGCGTAAAACAATAGGTTATTTTGGTAAAGAGGCGAAAAAATATTTGACAACTCGCTTAGATGGTAAGCAAGTAAGCCTTACATTTGATACAGCAAAGCAAGATCGCTACGGGCGGATTTTGGCTTATGTATATCTAGATGGCATGTTTTTAAATGCCGAGCTCGTAGAACGAGGTTATGCCGTGAGCGCAACCTTTCCTCCGAATGTAAAGTATGCCAATTATTTTGTTGAATTGGAACGGAAAGCTAGAAGAAATGGTGTCGGTCTTTGGAAATAA